A stretch of DNA from Allomeiothermus silvanus DSM 9946:
GACGCCGCCGGGAACAACTGGGTCACGCTAAGGGGGGAGAGCGAGCAGGCTCTTTTGATGGGTGGCCACCTCGATAGCGTGCCAAACGGCGGCTGGCTAGACGGTTGCCTCAATGTGCTGGCCGCGCTCGAGGTCTTGCGCCGGATCAGTGAGGAATACGGCGGCCACCCCCCCGTCACCGTGCGCTTGGTAGACTGGGCCGATGAGGAGGGGGCCCGCTTCGGGCGAAGCCTCTTAGGGTCCTCGGCCTTCGCGGGCACCTACACCATCGAGGCCGACCGGGGCCGCACCGACCGCGAGGGGGTGCGGCTCGAGGACGCCCTGAGGCGCTGCGGTGTGGAGATTGACCGCTTTCCCGAAGCCACCCAAGAGCAGAAGAATGCCGCGGCCTACCTCGAGCTACACATCGAACAGGGGCCGGTGCTGGAGCGGCTGGGGCTGCCGCTGGGGGTGGTGCTGGGGACCAAGGGGGTGGAGCGCCACCAGATCACCTTCCACGGCCAAGAGGCCCACTCCGGCTCCACCCCCATGACCGCGCGGAAGGACGCGCTGGCAGCGGCGGCCAAGCTGGCCCTGGAGATCCGCCCTATCGCCATGAAACACCCCGACGCGGTGTGCACCATGGGCTCAGTCAAGACCTTCCCCGGCATCGTCACGGCGGTGGTGGGGCGTTGTGAATGCACCCTTGACCAGCGCGACCTCGACGCGAACATCCTGGCCCAGATGCTGGCCGAGGCTCGCGAGGCTAGCGAGCGCTTTGCTAAAGAGGAAAACTGCACCGTGGAGTGGAGCCGTATCTGGAACATCGAACCCATCCCCTTCCATCCGCATCTCATCGAGCTCTGCGACGAGGCCATCCGCGAAGTGGCAGGTGTCTCCCACCGGCTGCCCTCCGGGCCGCTGCACGACGCAGCGGAGGTAGCCCGCGCAGGGATTCCCACGGTGATGATGTTCGTTCAGTCCCTCTACGGGATCAGCCACAACAAGATCGAAGATACTAAAGAGGAGCACCTCGAGCTTGCGGTGCGGGCTTTTGATCGACTAGCGGATAAAGCCATGCATTGGATTATGCGCAAGTAGACAGATCCCGCAGAGGGAGCGCTCTGCAAAGCGCTAGCCATCCGGGAGGACGCCCTAACCGGCAACAGGCCATCCTTTGGCAGAACCGGTTAGGGCTTAAGCCTGAGCTTTGAGCGTCTCTGATGTGAAACTTATGAGCTACACGACGGTTTTTGGTCACCGTAGTTTCATATGAACTCTGATTTTACGCGGTTGAGTTTATAGGGCATAAAATAGGGCTTCCTGTGGACACAGGAGGCCCGATATGAATCTACCACGCCCGATGGTAAAGGCTGTTGAAGCAATGATGAAAGCTGCGGATACCCGAAGCTGCTGGGGGATAGCAGAGGGATGTAAATATGCCCATGACAGCATTTATCGAGCTTTGGAGGTGGAGCTGGAGCGGTATTTCACGTGCTGTTTGGCCTTGTTGAAGCGGTTAGGAGGGTTAGGGAAGGGCTATCTGATCTTGGATGACGTGGTGATTGCCTGCTGGCAACGGGGGCTACTGGATTTACCTAAGGTTATGGACACTTCCACAGGGCAGTATGTGTGGGGTTTTTGTGTGGTGGTGCTGCTGTGGACGAATGGATGGATTCGTCTGCCGCTGGCCTTTCGGGGGTGTTGGAGTGATGAAGGTGAAGGGCGAAACAAACACACTCTGGCCATGGAACTGCTGTTGTGGGCGGTGGAGCAAGGGTTCAAACCCGAGTACGTGCTGTTTGATGCAGGGTACGCCTCCAAGGAGCTGTTGAGAAAGATTCATGGACTCGGGTGGTCACCAGACTACGCAAGAACCGATTGCTGGACGGTCGCCAGCGCAAACACCATGGATCGCCTTTCTGGGTCAAAGAGGGCAGACTCAAAGGTCTAGGCTTCTTGGTCAAGGTACTCCGCAGGGGTAACTTCTACCTCTGCACCAACGCAACAGAGCTCCCCAAGCATCTATCGCATCCGTCCCAACATCGAGGAAGCCTTTCGAGGCCTTCAACTTCGAACTCGGCTGGCAGGGGCATCGCCACCACAAACGCGAGAAACTCGCTGCACATCTAGCCCTGGGCTTTCTTAGCTACGCGCTGATCGAATTTCACCGCTCACGATCCAATCACAAGATGACCTTCTACCAATACCGTCGTAAACTCATCTCTGGCGCTATACCCCCTGATTTATCCCCTTTGCTGGAGTTCGCAGCCTGACTGCGTAAAATCAGTTCCTTGTGTTGGGTTCATAACTCGGGTAGTGCTGGATACACAGAGCGTTGCTGGGCAGGAGCATGGTCTGGGGTGGGGGTGAAGTGGTCCAGGGTGGTTGCGATAAACTTTGGGTGCCACGCGCCGTTGCTATGAGTCTGCCCACCCTACGCCAGATCCTCGAGCTGCCTGCTTTTGCCGGGGCTGAACTGCTCTCCGGCCATTCCCACCTTGACCAGGTCGTCACCTGGGTTCACGTTGCGGAGGTCATGGACGCCTGGCGCTTTCTGTCGGGGGGCGAGCTGATCCTGAGCACGGGCCTCGAGCTCGCCCGCGCTACGCCGGAGGAAAGGGTCACCTACCTGCGCGCGCTGGCCCAGGCCGGGGCCCACGGGCTGGCCCTCGAGCTTGTCCAGTGGATACAGGAGGTGCCCGCCGAACTCTTGCAAACTGCGCGGCTGCTCGAGTTCCCCATCCTTGCCTTCCGAAGGGAGGTGCGTTTTGCCGACCTCACCCGCGCTGCCCATGAGCGCATCTTGCGCCCCCACGGGGCGAGGGGAGACGAGCCCCTGCTCGAGGCTATCCTCGAGGCACTGATCGAGACCGGCCGCAGCCAGGGCTTCCTCCAGCGCCAGCTCGGGCCCATCCTCTCCCTGCCCAGCCGCCCGCGTTCGACGCTGCTTTCGACGCTGGAAGCCCTGCTCGCTTCGCAGTTCAACATTGCCGAAACGGCCCGGCGGCTCGGGGTACGGCGGCAGAGCATCTATTACCGCCTGGAGCAGCTAAGGGGCATGCTGGGCGACCTCGACAGCACCGAACGCCGGCTGGGGTTGTGGGTGGCGCTCGAGCTGCTCAAGCGGTAGCCTGCCTTTTACACACTGTCCATTGCATCCCCTCGTATTCGGGGACTACCATTGGGGCAACAGATCAAAGGAGGTCCTAATGGAACGCCCCTCGTCGGAAATCATCCAGGAGAACCGCGACTACACCCTTTTCTCCTGGTCGGTGCAGAGCCAGGCCAACCCCATCCACATGACGCACGCCCAAGGGGTGTGGTTTTGGGATGGTGAGGGCAACAAGTGGCTGGACTTCAGCTCTCAGCTCATCAACATCAACGTCGGGCACCAGCACCCGAAGGTGCTCGAGGCTATCAAGAAACAAGTAGACCAACTCTGCTTCGCCGGGCCCTCCTTCGCCACCGAGCCGCGCGGGAAGCTCGGCAAGAAGCTGGCCGAGGTCACGGGCCTCGCCAAGAGCTTCTTCACGCTGGGCGGGGCCGAGGCCAACGAGAACGCCATGAAGATCGCCCGGCTCTATACCGGACGCGACAAGATCATCACCCGCTACCGTTCCTATCACGGGGCCACCATGGGCTCCATGACTGCCTCCGGCGACCCTCGCCGCTGGCCGGTGGAGCCGGGCATCCCCGGCATCGTGCGGGTCTTCGACCCCTACTGCTACCGCTGCCCCTTCGGCAAGACCCCCGACTCCTGCCGCCGCGAGTGTGTGAGCCACATCGAAGAGGTCATCCAGATGGAAGGCCCGCACACCATCGCGGCCATTTTGGTGGAGGGGATTACCGGCTCGAACGGCCTTCTGGTTCCGCCGGACGATTACTACCCCAAGCTGCGGGCGCTGTGCGACAAGTACGGCATCCTGCTCATCACCGACGAGGTAATGTCGGGCTTCGGGCGCACCGGCAAGTGGCTCTCCACCCAGCACTACGGGGTCAAGCCCGATATCGTGACCTGCGCCAAGGGCCTCACCAGCGGCTACATGCCTTTGGGTGCGGTGATCGTGAGCCAGCCCATCGCCGACTACTTCGAGAAGAACATGCTCTGGGGCGGCCTGACCTACTCGGGCCACCCGGTCTCCTGCGCGGCGGCGGTGGCTAACCTATCGGTCTACGAGGAGGAACACCTCTTCGAGAACACCGAAACTCAAGGCCGGTACCTGGCGGAGCGCCTCGAGGCCATGAAGCGCAAGTACGCCTGCGTCGGTGACGTGCGCTACAAGGGGCTCTTCAGCGTGCTCGAGCTGGTGCGCGACAAGGCCACCAAGGAGCCCCTGGCCCCCTTCAACGGGACTTCTCCCGAGATGCAGAAGCTCACCGGATACCTAAAGTCCAAACACGTCTATGCCTTTAGCCGCTTCAACATGGTTTGGGTCTGCCCGCCTTTGGTCATTACCCGGGAGGAGCTGAAGTATGGCCTGGACATCTACGAAGAGGCCCTGGCGCTGGTAGACCAGATGTTAGGAGCGGTAGCAGCCGATTGATCCGCTGAACCCGTACAAATCCGTCCAAGCACGGTATAGCTGTAGCGGCGTGTAGCCTTAGCCCCCCGGCGTAGTCAGCCCTGGGGGGACATTCCTCCCCAGCTTTTTGTGCACACTTGCTCGTGGAGGAGGTGGAAATCGTGGCGATCGAATGGAGCCCCAGCTATGAAACGGGCGAGATACGTATCGACCAACAGCACCGCAATTTATTTGATCGTGTGAACCGCCTCGAGCGCATGCTCGAGGTGGGTGAGGTATTGGATCAAGCCGAGGTGGAGAATCTCCTGATCTTTTTGGAGAGTTACATAAATACCCATTTTGCTTATGAAGAGTTGTGTATGACGCTGCGGGGCTGTCCTATAGCCCGGAAGAATAAGGAAGCCCATGATAAGCTCCTGGCGTTTTACGACGATTTCGCTCAACGTTATGCCGCGCGCGGGAAAGCCGATGCGGCGATGCTACGTGGGCTGCATGAAGTGCTGAGCAAGTGGTTGGTAGGGCATGTGTGCAATATAGACGTGCAGTTACGTAGCCGCGTTTCTGCCGCAAGGCTATAGCCCCAAGAAGGCTGGACACACTGTCCATTGCACTGCTTCGGCTCAGGTTCTACCATAAAGCATCTAAAGTACTTGGGAGGTTGAGATGGCAGTTCGGGAACCTGAGGTGGGCATTAAGCGGGTATCGCACTGGATCGGCGGGCGGGTTGTGGTGGGTAACTCGGGGCGTAGCGGGGCAGTGTGGAACCCCGCTACGGGGCAGAAGCAGGCTATGGTGGATTTCGCTAGCGCAGAGGAGGTAGATCGCGCTATCGCCGTTGCCAAGGAGGCCTTCAAGAGCTGGCGCCAGACCCCCCTTTCGCGGCGGGCCGAGATCATGTTCAAGTTCCGCGAGCTCATCGACGCCAACCGCAAGAAGATCGCTGAACTCATCACCCTCGAGCACGGCAAGACCCTACCCGACGCCCTGGGCGAGGTAGCCCGTGGCCTGGAGAACGTCGAGTTCGCCTGCGGCATCCCCAACTTGCTCAAGGGCGGCTACTCCGAACAGGTCAGCCGCGGGGTGGACGTCTACCAGATCCGCCAACCGTTGGGTGTAGTGGCGGGCATCACCCCTTTTAACTTCCCCGCTATGGTGCCGATGTGGATGTTCGCCAACGCCATCGCCTGCGGTAACACCTTCGTGCTCAAGCCCTCCGAGAAGGATCCCTCAGCCAGCATGTACCTCGCCGAGTTGCTCCAGCAGGCGGGCCTGCCCGACGGCGTGTTCAACGTGGTGCACGGGGACAAAGTGGCTGTGGATCGGCTCTTGGAACACCCCGACGTCAAGGCGGTGAGCTTCGTAGGCTCGACCCCCATCGCCAAGTACATCTACGAGACCGGCACCAAGCACGGTAAGCGCGTGCAAGCCCTGGGCGGGGCGAAGAACCACATGGTCGTGCTTCCCGACGCCGACATCAACATGGCCGCCGACGCCGCCGTCTCGGCCGCCTACGGCTCGGCGGGCGAGCGCTGCATGGCGATCTCGGTCGTGGTGGCGGTGGGCGACGTGGCCGACCCCCTCATCGAGGCCATCAAGGAACGCATGCCCAAGATCAAGGTGGGGCCGGGGCTCGAGGAGGGCAGCGAGATGGGCCCCCTCATCTCCAAGGAGCACCGCGACAAGGTGGCCTCCTACGTGGAGAACGCCCCCAAAGAAGGGGCTACCGTGGTGGTGGATGGCCGAGAGGATCCGGTGAGCCAGCGCGAAGGCTTCTTCCTGGGCACCTCGCTGCTTGACAACGTCAAACCAGGCATGAAGTGCTACGACGACGAGATCTTCGGCCCGGTGCTGAGTGTGGTGCGGGTCAAGACTTACGAAGAGGCCCTCAAACTCGTCAACGAGCATCCTTACGGTAACGGCACCGCCATCTTTACCCGTGACGGCGGCGCGGCCCGCCAGTTCCAGTTTGATGTAGAGGCGGGCATGGTGGGCATCAACGTGCCCATTCCGGTGCCGGTGGCCTACTACAGCTTCGGCGGCTGGAAGGCCAGCCTCTTCGGCGACCTGCACATGTACGGCCCCGAGGGCGTGCAGTTCTACACCCGCGCCAAGGTGGTCACCAGCCGCTGGCCCGACCCCAGCACTTCCAAGGTGGACTTGGGCTTTCCGCAGGTGCGATAGGATTCGGCCCGCACGCGCTGATGTAGGGGTGTTGCTATGTCCCTGACCGATAGTGCGGGCAACCCTGTGACCGTTAGCGATCCTGCGGCTTTGGCCTACTTCGATCAGGCCCTCGATGACTTCCTACACTTCCGTGGGGACTTGGCGGGGGACATCGAGCGCTCCATCCAAGCCGACCCCGATTTTGCCCTGGGCTATGCTTATAAGGGTTACGTCGGTGTGCTCGGCACCGAACCCGCCGATGCAGCTGCCGCCAAGGCGGTGTTGGCGGCCTACTTGGCCAGGGCCAACCTTTCCCGGCTGAGCGAGCGCGAGCGGATGCACCTGCGGGCGGCCCGGACCCTGCTTGAGGGCGACTTTCACCGGGCCGGGCAACTCCTGGCCGAGATCTCGTTGGAGTACCCCCGCGACACCCTGGCCCTGGCGGTGGGTCACCAGATCGACTTCTTCACCGGGAGCGCCGGGATGCTGCGTGACCGGCCTGCTGGGGTAATGTATGCTTGGACCCCTGAGGATCGCCACTACCCCAACCTGTTGGGGATGCTCGCTTTTGGCCTCGAGGAGACCGGGCAGTACGATCGGGCCGAGGAAGTGGGCCTGGAAGCGGTGGAGCGCAACCCCAAGGATGTGTGGAGCATCCACGCCGTGACCCACACCTACGAGATGCAAGGGCGCTTTGCTAGGGGAATGCGTTTCATGGAAGAGCGCTTCGAAGACTGGGCCAGCGGCAATTACTTCATCCTGCACAACTGGTGGCACTATGCCCTCTACGCCCTCGAGGCTGGGGACGTGGAGCGGGCGTTGGAGATCCACGACACGGTGCTTCTCACTGCTGATAACGCTGGGCTGGCGCTGACCCTGCTAGACGCCACCGCGTTATGTTGGCGGCTTTACCTCGAGGGCCACGACCTGCGCCCTCGCTTTGCTGAACAGGCCGAGCGCTGGAGGCGCAAGGTGGAACCGGCTTTTTACGCCTTCAACGATATGCACATGACCATGGCCTTCGTGGGGGCAGGGCTTGAGCAGGAGGCCGAAGAACTCATCAGAAGCCGTGAGCGCTGGCTCGCCACCTATCCTCCCGAGCATCTCAGCAACGTGAGGATGACCCGCGAGGTCGGGCTGCCGGTATGTAAGGCCGTGCTGGCTTTCGGGCGAGGCCAGTACCGCCGGGTAGTGGAACTTCTATACCCCATCCGTCGCCGCCTGCACGAGTTCGGCGGCAGTCACGCCCAGCGCGATGCAGTGCTACGGACCTTGCTCGAGGCCGCTATCCGCGGGGGGGACTACCCGCTGTCCCAGGCCCTCCTTAGTGAACGGATCAGCATCAAGCCGCGCAGCCCCTATAACTGGCTCAAACAAGCTCAACTGCTCGAGCGGATCGGAGAGACCGCCAAAGCCGAACTGGCCCGCAAAAACGCGGCCCGCCATCGCTCGGGTAGCGCTAGCTAAAGCGCATTGGTGTGATCCGCTGCGGGGTATGCGCTGCTTAGCAAAGGCTCTAAGATAGAAAGATGGGTTCGCTCGAGCACCTGTTGGAACACAACCGCCGTTGGTCAGCCAACATCCGCCAGCGAGAGCCAGATTTCTTTGTCAAGCTTGCCCGCCAGCAAAGCCCCAATTACCTGTGGATTGGTTGCTCGGACAGCCGGGTTCCTGCGAACGAGATCGTTGACCTGCTCCCGGGTGAGCTGTTCGTACACCGCAACGTGGCGAATGTGGTAGTGCATAGCGACCTCAATTGCCTTTCGGTGATGCAATATGCCGTGGATGTGCTCGAGGTCAAGCACCTCATCGTATGCGGCCACTACGGTTGTGGCGGGGTTCGTGCAGCGCTGTTGGGCGAGCGGTTAGGGCTCATCGATAACTGGCTACACCATGTACGCGATGTCTTCCAAAAACACCAGACCCAGGTGTTGGGGTTGGCAGAAGAAACCCAGCGGATTGACCGCTTGTGTGAGCTGAACGTGATTGAGCAGGTTGTCCACGTCTGCCAGACCACCGTGGTCCATGATGCCTGGGCCAGAGGCCAGCAACTCGCTGTACACGGTTGGATCTACGGGCTGCGCGACGGGCGGCTGCATACCCTGATGTGCGACGTGAGCGGGCCAGGCCAACTCGAGGCCGCCTACCAGGAGGCCCTGGCGGTCTCGTACCCTGCCCCCTGATCTAAAACACCGCCACCTTGGCGACCATGTTGCGGAACTGGAGGGTCCCCCCGGTGAGCGTGCCGCTTTTGAGGCGCACCCCCAGGTAAAGCTCTCCTTTATTCACCCCCGAGGTAAGTTTGCTGCCTTTCCAGTTAAAGGGCTGGGTCGCTCCGCTCGAGAAGTTGACTTGGCCTATGCTCTCGAGGTTGGGGCTGCTAACGGAACAGGTGTAGACGCCGTTCAGCATGTTTGTACAAGGAGGCTGGTCGGCGGCGTAGAACTCAAGCGTCACGTCCTGCTGCTGGTAGGTGACGTTGCCCACGATCTCGATGCTCTTGAGTGCTACCCCGGGCCGCTCGCCGAGCTGGGCTTGTTGCAGGGTGACAGTGGTGTTGCCGATCAGGGCGACATCGGTATTGTAGTCTTTGATCGAAGTACTGAAGGGCAGAGCCGTACAAGCCGCCAGCAACCCAAGGAGAGGCACTACGAAAAGACGCTTCATGGGGCCCAGTGTACCGGGTACGGCAGTGGCGGGTGAGTCAACCCCCACAAACGCGGTATCATGCGCCAGATGTACGCACGGGTGAGACCCTGGCTCTTCCGCCAGGATCCGGAATCCATACACGAATTAGCGATACACCTCCTGGCCTTCGCGGCGGGGGGTCGGCCCCGGCTCAAGCTGTTGTCGGCGTTGTTGCGGGTGCAGGACGAGCGGCTCAAGGTACGGCTATGGGGCCTCGAGTTCCCTAACCCCATCGGCTTGGCCGCGGGTTTCGACAAGAACGCCCGGGCGGTGGCGGCCTGGCCCGCTTTGGGCTTTGGGCATGTAGAAATCGGGAGCGTGACGGCCTTGGCCCAGCCGGGAAACCCCAAGCCCCGGCTTTTCCGGCTTCCCCAGGATCAGGCCCTCATCAACCGCATGGGCTTCAACAACGATGGCGCGGAGGTGATTGCGGCCCGGCTCGAGCGCTGGCAGCAGACCCACGGCAAGATACCGGTTCCCTTGGGGATCAACCTGGGGAAATCGAAGCTCACCCCGCTCGAGGAGGCCCCTGCCGATTATCTCAAAAGCCTGAGACTGCTCTGGCCTTATGGCGATTACTTCGCGATCAACGTGAGTTCGCCCAACACGCCGGGGCTGCGGCAGTTGCAGGATCGGGACCGGCTCGAGGAGCTGCTTGGGGCGGTGATGGGGTTTGCCCGCGCCCAGCCGGAGGCCAAGCCTGTCTTGCTCAAGATCGCCCCCGACCTCTCCTGGGAGCAGGTAGATGAGATCCTCGAGTTGGCTGAGCGCTACGGGCTATCCGGCCTCATCGCCACCAACACCACCGTGGCTCGAGATGGCCTTACCACCCCCACTTCTGAGGCTGGCGGGTTGTCCGGTAGGCCGCTCAGGGCCCGCTCACTGGAGGTCTTGCAGTATTTGAGCCGACAGCTTCAAGGCCGTCTCCCGATCATCTCGGTAGGCGGGATTTTTTCCCCAGAGGATGTGCTCGAGCGCCTGCGAGGGGGGGCCTCGTTGGTCCAGGTATACACCGGATTCATCTATGAAGGCCCGTTTATGCTCAGGAATCTGAACCGGGGGCTGCTCGAGCACCTCGAGCGGTTGGGCCTAAAGAGCGTCGAAGATGTACGCCGATCCTCCAACCCGTAAGGGCGAAAAATCAGGCACCTACCGCGAAGCTCGGGTGGACGAAGACCTCACGTCCTTCCACCCAGGTCATCACCGGCCACCCGGAAAGCCGCCACCCTGCCCAGGGGCTGAATTTGGCCTTGGAGGCAAAGCCGGCTGGATCCACCGCCCGCTCGCTTTTGGGATCGAGAAGGGTCAGGCTCGCCTCGTGGCCCTCCTCGAGGTGAATGGGCCTGAAGCCTAGTACCCGGCGGGGCCCGTCGGTGAAGCGCTCGATCAGGGTCGCGAGGGGGAAGCCCCGCTTGAGGTAAAGCTCGGTGTAGAGGAGGGGAAAGGCTACCTCGAGGCTGGGAATCCCGAAGGGTGCCCGGATCAAATCCTGTTCCTTCTCGGCCTGGGTATGGGGGGCGTGGTCGGTGCCGATGCAGTCAATCGAGCCATCCAGCAAACCTTGGATGAGCGCTTCGAGGTCGGCCTGGGTACGCAAGGGCGGGGCGACTTTGTACACCGGGTCGAGGCTCTCCAGGCGTTCGTGGGTTAGGGTCAGGTGATGCGGCCCGACCTCGGTGGTGACGGGTAGGCCTTCGGCCTTGGCCTGGCGGATGAGTTGCAGCCCTCGAGCGGTGGAAAGATGCTGAATATGCAGCCGTGGGTCGTGTCGGGCGTCTTGGGTTTGGCGCTCGAGCACATAGCGCACAATCTCCAAATCCCGCGCGATCCTGGCTGCCTCCGCCGCGCTCGGATTGCCCGGTAAACCCAAACGGAAGGATAACGGCCCCTCGTTCATCACCCCACCCCGGCGCAGGCCAGCGTCCTCAGCGTGTACCGAGACCGGCAAGCCCCAAGAGGCCGCGTAAGTAAGACCTAAGGCCAGCACCCCGGCGTCTTCATTGGTCTTGCCGTCGTCGGTGAGCATCACCGCCCCGGCTTCTTTGAGCAGCTTGGCTTCGGTGAGAAGTTTGCCCTCTTGCCCCTGGGTGAGGGCAGCGGCGGGATGGAGCCGGGCCTGGCCGATCTGGCGGGCCTTTTTGATGAGGGCCGCCACGACCTCGGGGTGGTCTACTGGGGGGGTGGTGTTGGGCATCGAGACCACGTCGGTATAGCCGCCTCGGGCAGCGGCAGTAAGGCCAGTCTCGAGGTCCTCTTTTACCTCCTGTCCTGGTTCGCGCAGATGGGCGTGAGGATCGAAAAAGCCAGGGCAGAGGATAAGCCCGCTGGCATCGAGGGTGCGCTGGGCATTCCCACCGTCCAGCGCCAGGATCTTGCCTTCACCAATTAACACGTCGGCTGGTCCGCGATCGCCGGAGGCGTCCACCAGCCGGACATTCTTGAGGAGGATTTCACCTTGCACGGATGCTCCTTTCGAGAAAACCTGCTAAGCGCTTTTTCTCCCCACCAGTAAGTGGTATAGCACCGCCATCCGCACCGCCTGGCCGTTGGCCACCTGGCGCTCTATGAGGCTTTGGGCGGCATCGGCTAGGGTGCCCTCGAGCTCCACGTCGCGGTTCATCGGGCCAGGGTGGAGGAGGGGAGCCCCCGGTTTAGCCCATCCCAGGCGTTCTTGGGTGATCTGGTAGCCTGCGACATACTCCGGCAAGCTGGGCAGGAGCCCCTTGTCCATACGCTCTCGCTGTAGCCGCAGGGCCATCACCGCGTCGGCATCCCGCAGGGCTTCGTGGAGGTGGGTGGTCATCGTGACCTTAGGTAGCCCGCTGGGCAGCAGGGTCGCCGGGCCACATAGCCAGACCTCGGCCCCCAGCATCGGCAGGAGTTCCGCGTTGGAGCGGGCCACTCGAGAGTGAAGGATGTCCCCCACGATGGCGATTTTCCTGCCCTCGAGGGAGCCCAGGCGCTCGAGCAGGCTAAATGCGTCCAAGAGCGCCTGAGTGGGGTGGGCTCGCCAACCGTCCCCAGCGTTGATGATGGGCTTTCCCAACCATCGCACCGCCTGATAGGGTACCCCTGCAGCGTCGGTGCGGATCACGTAGGCGTCGATACCCATCGCGTCCAGGGTGAGCAGGGTGTCTTTGTAGCTCTCGCCTTTGGCTAAAGAAGAAGTGGCCGCGCTAAAAGAGAGCACGTCGGCGGACATCCTCCGGGCGGCGAGCTCAAATGAGAGGCGGGTACGGGTGGAGTTCTCAAAGAACACCGTTGCGACCGTGAACCCGGTGAGGGCCGGAACCTTTTTGACTGGCCTCGAGAGCACCTCCTGCATCAGCTTGGCCGTCTCAAAGAGGTCTTCGATGTGCTTACGGCTCCAGCTTTGGAAGTCGAGCAGATGCTTGGGAAGAGTGGTCTGCTGGGTCAGCTCGGTGATCATGCTTCCTCCCTTCGAACGGCGGGAATTCGGCGGCGGGGGGCTTGCTCAAGGACATTTAGCACAGAGCCCGACTGGCCTTTTACTGCCGCTCCCATAGCTCGACACCATCCTCTCCGTCGGTTTCGGCGATTTTGACCTTGACCAATTCGCTTTTGCTAGTGGGCAGGTTCTTGCCCACGAAGTCCGCCCGGATGGGCAACTCGCGGTGTCCCCGATCTACCATGACGGCTAGGTAGATGCGCTGGGGGCGGCCCAGATCCACCAAAGCGTCAAGGGCCGCCCGCACCGTGCGCCCCGTGTAGATCACGTCGTCTACCAGCACGATGGAGCGCCCGGCGATATCAAAGGGAATGCGGGTTTCGCGCACTTTGGGTTGGATGCCGATCTCCGAGAGGTCGTCACGGTAGAGGGTAATATCCAGCACGCCCACCGGGATCTCGGCCCCTTCAAAGGTTTTGATGATCTCGGCGATGCGCTGAGCCATGGGGATGCCCCGGGTATGGATCCCCACCAGGATCAGCCCCTCGGTGCCCTTGTTCTTCTCCACGATTTCGTGGGCGATGCGGGTGAGCGCCCGGCGCACGTCGTCCGGGCTCATGATCTGGGCCTTAAAGGTCATAGCAGCCTCCGGCGAAAATCCTTTGCCATAGGCCTATATTTGGCCTCCAGAAAAAAAAGACGCCCGAAGGCGCGCCAAACCTCGAGCTGTGCAGATTGAATCCCACTTTTTCCTCCCTTTCCGGCCTCACAGGGCCAGATTTAAAGGTCTCCCCAGGATACGGCCCGGCTAAGCTAGGCGTCAAGGTCGTCGCTCCGTGGAAAAACTGCGCGGCAGATTCACCTCCGGCAAGATTAAGGTTCTGCTCATTTTCGGTCATTCGCGCTTTAGGGCAAAATCCCCTTAGGGAAGGGTACCCCTTGGAGGCTTGGTCTGGTTCTGCTCGTCAGTGGTCACCCAGTCAGCCGCGGCTACCTCAAGATCCCTCGGGTGCGTCGCCCGGTGGCTGAGCTGTACCTCCCGGTCTCTGCCTCCGGCCAAGGGCGCAATCTGGTGCGGGTAGGAGAGTCGGTGAGCGTGGACCTCGAGTTTGGCCCGGAGTTTCTCATGCACGTATTTTTCGCTGCACCCGAGGAGGGTGAGTACCGGGTGCGG
This window harbors:
- the pyrR gene encoding bifunctional pyr operon transcriptional regulator/uracil phosphoribosyltransferase PyrR; the encoded protein is MTFKAQIMSPDDVRRALTRIAHEIVEKNKGTEGLILVGIHTRGIPMAQRIAEIIKTFEGAEIPVGVLDITLYRDDLSEIGIQPKVRETRIPFDIAGRSIVLVDDVIYTGRTVRAALDALVDLGRPQRIYLAVMVDRGHRELPIRADFVGKNLPTSKSELVKVKIAETDGEDGVELWERQ